GGTAATCAGTTTTGCAGGAGCCAAACCTGAAAAGCGTAAATTGGAAATTGGCGATGTTCGCGCGACTTTTTCAGGTGGAGGAGAATTTGTTTTCCGCTTGGATCACTGGACCGCAGATCGCGTCACCGGTATGAGTCCCAGCATCGGCCGGGTTGATTTTGATCCTGCGGTATTTTCTTCATTGGAATTTAACCTCAACAAGTTGCGCGACGAAGGAAACTGACCCCGTGAACATCACGGGGACAACTCCGCATAACTGCTGATTGTCCTCAGTGGCGTGCCGGTGTTTCATATCCGGAATGACCACTTCGTCCACCACCAACGTAGCTACTGCCACCCGCCGCCGATCGGTTGCGCGACTCAGCAGCGATGAATTTGATGTTCTCCAAAAGCTCGGTGAAGACCGCTTGACCCTCAACATCGATATCACCCTCAAACCCGTCACTTGGATTGCGCTTCAGAAGTACGCATTAAAACATGAATGCACCCTCGCTGAGTCAGTGGAAAATGGTTTAGAAGAATCCGCTGAAGTTGCAGATTGTCTGCAACTTCGTGTCGGTGGCGAAGAGTGCCGCTAACTGCGCAAACGCGTGCCCAATAAATAATCCCATAACGGTGTTGTTACGCCAAAATTCCCTGCGTGGCCGTGCGCGTGATGGGTCAGATGATGGCGCCTGATCGCCTTTCCTAAACGGGATTTAGGATGGGATTTAGAATCACTCTGGTGGAATGAATAATGAATGTATTCATACCCTAAATATCCCGCCAAAAAAAATCCGATAAAAACTGCCAGCGCCCACTCCGGCACCAGACAATAAAACAGTGCCAGAAACGGCATTAAAATGAGCACTGCGTTCACCGGGGGGACCATTGTGTGAACCGGTT
The sequence above is drawn from the Limisphaerales bacterium genome and encodes:
- a CDS encoding sterol desaturase family protein; translation: MSEKMTSNKIQSGWPWFGFFHPALPLVFWGPVAITCIAWGVASYSLDWSTTAIIGSTALGVWTFIEYLMHRFLLHPPEHRKLLSRWAQLAHGVHHDAQDEPVHTMVPPVNAVLILMPFLALFYCLVPEWALAVFIGFFLAGYLGYEYIHYSFHQSDSKSHPKSRLGKAIRRHHLTHHAHGHAGNFGVTTPLWDYLLGTRLRS